One genomic window of Conger conger chromosome 9, fConCon1.1, whole genome shotgun sequence includes the following:
- the LOC133137404 gene encoding dolichol-phosphate mannosyltransferase subunit 3-like, which produces MTKLLQWLLGVSVVGLAWALLALDLLNLKLPQAYRQVVWPMPVYLLVVFGCYSLATVGYRVATFNDCQEAAKELQSQIQEAKLDLQKKGLKF; this is translated from the coding sequence ATGACTAAGCTTCTGCAGTGGCTGCTCGGCGTCTCGGTGGTTGGGCTCGCCTGGGCGCTCCTGGCCCTGGACCTGCTGAACCTGAAGTTGCCCCAAGCGTACAGGCAGGTGGTCTGGCCCATGCCTGTGTATCTCCTGGTGGTGTTCGGGTGCTACTCCCTGGCGACCGTCGGATACAGAGTGGCAACCTTTAATGACTGCCAGGAGGCGGCCAAGGAACTCCAGTCTCAGATCCAGGAGGCTAAACTCGACCTTCAGAAAAAAGGATTGAAATTCTGA